From Elaeis guineensis isolate ETL-2024a chromosome 16, EG11, whole genome shotgun sequence, a single genomic window includes:
- the LOC105059268 gene encoding small ribosomal subunit protein uS3x translates to MATQMSKKRKFVADGVFYAELNELLMRELAEDGYSGVEVRVTPMRTEIIIRATRTQNVLGEKGRRIRELTSVVQKRFKFPENSVELYAEKVNNRGLCAIAQAESLRYKLLGGLAVRRACYGVLRFVMESGAKGCEVIVSGKLRAQRAKSMKFKDGYMISSGQPVNEYIDSAVRHVLLRQGVLGIKVKIMLDWDPKGKQGPATPLPDLVTIHTPKEEEELTQPPLMVQEI, encoded by the exons ATGGCGACCCAGATgagcaagaagaggaag TTCGTGGCGGATGGGGTGTTCTACGCGGAGCTGAACGAGTTACTGATGAGGGAGCTCGCGGAGGACGGCTACTCTGGCGTCGAGGTCCGGGTCACGCCGATGCGCACCGAGATCATCATCCGAGCCACCAGGACCCAGAACGTTCTCG GTGAGAAGGGAAGGAGGATAAGGGAGCTGACCTCGGTGGTCCAGAAAAGGTTCAAGTTTCCGGAGAATAGCGTGGAACTCTATGCCGAGAAGGTTAACAACAGAGGGCTctgtgccattgctcaggctgAGTCCCTACGGTACAAGCTTCTCGGTGGCCTTGCCGTTCGAAG GGCCTGCTATGGAGTCCTTCGCTTCGTCATGGAAAGCGGTGCTAAAGGTTGCGAG GTCATAGTGAGTGGAAAGCTCAGGGCACAACGTGCCAAGTCAATGAAGTTCAAGGATGGTTACATGATCTCCTCTGGTCAACCAGTTAATGAATACATTGACTCAGCTGTGAGACATGTCCTTCTTAGACAG GGAGTTCTTGGCATCAAGGTGAAGATCATGCTGGATTGGGATCCCAAGGGGAAGCAGGGTCCCGCTACTCCATTGCCAGATCTTGTTACAATTCACACCCCCAAGGAGGAAGAGGAGTTAACTCAGCCTCCTCTGATGGTCCAGGAAATTTAA